From the genome of Anoplopoma fimbria isolate UVic2021 breed Golden Eagle Sablefish chromosome 1, Afim_UVic_2022, whole genome shotgun sequence, one region includes:
- the LOC129103889 gene encoding claudin-3-like, which translates to MSIGLELIGLSLCILGWIIAIVACAIPMWRVTAFIGSNIVTAQIIWEGLWMTCVVQSTGQMQCKVYDSMLALSQDLQAARALTVISILLAILAVLIAIAGAKCTNCIDDEASKAKVMIISGVFFIVAGVMQLIPVSWSANTIIRDFYNPLLTDAQRRELGAALYIGWAAAALLILGGGLLCCSCPPRETRYNPSRMAYTAPRSAGGPGLERKDYV; encoded by the coding sequence ATGTCTATAGGGCTGGAGTTGATAGGCCTCTCCCTGTGCATCTTGGGATGGATTATTGCAATCGTGGCGTGTGCCATCCCCATGTGGAGGGTGACGGCCTTCATCGGCAGCAACATCGTGACGGCTCAGATCATCTGGGAGGGCCTGTGGATGACCTGCGTGGTCCAGAGCACTGGCCAGATGCAGTGTAAGGTCTACGACTCCATGCTCGCCCTCTCCCAGGACCTGCAGGCCGCCCGCGCCCTCACCGTCATCTCCATCCTGTTGGCCATCCTGGCAGTGCTTATCGCCATCGCCGGGGCCAAGTGCACCAACTGCATTGACGACGAGGCATCCAAGGCCAAGGTGATGATCATCTCCGGGGTCTTCTTCATCGTCGCCGGGGTCATGCAGCTCATTCCCGTCTCCTGGTCGGCCAACACCATAATCAGGGACTTCTACAACCCTTTGCTTACTGACGCTCAGCGGAGGGAGCTGGGGGCCGCACTGTACATCGGCTGGGCAGCAGCTGCCCTCCTGATTCTTGGCGGCGGactgctctgctgctcctgtCCGCCGCGTGAGACCAGGTACAACCCTTCGCGAATGGCTTACACTGCCCCGCGGTCCGCAGGTGGCCCAGGGTTAGAAAGGAAAGACTATGTATGA